One part of the Girardinichthys multiradiatus isolate DD_20200921_A chromosome 10, DD_fGirMul_XY1, whole genome shotgun sequence genome encodes these proteins:
- the sox9a gene encoding transcription factor SOX-9a, whose amino-acid sequence MNLLDPYLKMTEEQDKCLSDAPSPTMSEDSAGSPCSSGSGSDAENTRPSENALCPADGVLLGDFKKDEDDKFPACIREAVSQVLKGYDWTLVPMPVRVNGSTKNKPHVKRPMNAFMVWAQAARRKLADQYPHLHNAELSKTLGKLWRLLNEGEKRPFVEEAERLRVQHKKDHPDYKYQPRRRKSVKNGQSESEDGGEQTHISTNAIFKALQQVDSPASSMGEVHSPAEHSGSQGPPTPPTTPKTDASSGKMDLKRELGHRALPEGSVGRQLNIDFRDVDISELSSDVISHIETFDVNEFDQYLPPNGQPGPVGATPVSYTGSYSISSGAPLSPQAGGGAAWMSKSQNQQGQQQITLTTLGGGGGSEAPQTQHRTQIKTEQLSPSHYNEQQGSPQHIPYSPFSLQHYSPSSAYPAISRAQQYEYSDHQGGSTSYYSHAGVGQGSGLYSTFSYMGSPNQRPMYTPIADNAGVPSIPQGSPQHWEQAPVYTQLTRP is encoded by the exons ATGAATCTCCTCGACCCCTACCTGAAGATGACGGAGGAACAAGACAAGTGTCTCTCTGACGCCCCGAGCCCGACAATGTCCGAGGACTCAGCGGGTTCCCCCTGCTCGTCCGGTTCGGGATCCGACGCAGAGAACACGCGACCGTCGGAGAATGCGCTGTGCCCCGCAGATGGGGTGCTACTGGGTGACTTCAAGAAGGACGAGGACGACAAGTTCCCCGCGTGCATCCGCGAGGCCGTGTCCCAGGTACTCAAGGGCTACGACTGGACCCTCGTGCCAATGCCCGTGCGCGTGAACGGATCTACGAAGAACAAGCCGCACGTGAAGAGGCCGATGAACGCTTTCATGGTGTGGGCTCAGGCGGCGCGAAGGAAGCTGGCGGACCAGTACCCGCACCTCCACAACGCGGAGCTCAGCAAAACCCTGGGCAAACTCTGGAG ACTCCTAAATGAAGGTGAGAAGCGGCCATTTGTGGAAGAGGCTGAGAGGCTCCGGGTACAGCACAAGAAAGACCACCCTGACTACAAGTACCAACCCCGGCGGAGAAAGTCAGTAAAGAACGGCCAGAGCGAGTCAGAGGACGGAggagagcagacacacatctccACCAATGCCATCTTCAAAGCTCTCCAGCAGGTGGACTCCCCTGCCTCCAGCATGGGAGAGGTGCATTCTCCTGCTGAGCACTCAG GCTCACAGGGACCCCCTACCCCTCCTACCACCCCAAAGACTGATGCCAGCTCAGGTAAGATGGACCTGAAGCGTGAGCTTGGCCACCGGGCTCTGCCTGAAGGCAGTGTTGGGCGGCAGCTCAACATTGATTTCCGTGATGTGGACATCAGTGAGCTGAGCAGCGATGTCATTTCCCACATTGAAACCTTTGACGTCAACGAGTTTGACCAGTACCTCCCACCTAATGGCCAACCGGGGCCTGTTGGCGCAACTCCTGTCAGCTACACTGGCAGCTACAGCATCAGCAGTGGGGCCCCGCTTAGTCCACAGGCGGGAGGGGGTGCGGCCTGGATGTCTAAAAGCCAGAACCAGCAAGGACAGCAGCAGATCACCCTAACCACACTAGGGGGTGGTGGAGGCTCAGAGGCTCCTCAGACGCAGCACAGGACCCAAATAAAGACGGAACAGCTGAGCCCAAGCCACTACAACGAGCAGCAGGGCTCCCCACAGCACATCCCCTACAGCCCCTTCAGCCTGCAGCACTACAGCCCCTCCTCCGCTTACCCGGCCATCTCCAGGGCGCAGCAGTATGAGTACTCTGACCACCAAGGAGGAAGCACCTCTTACTACAGCCATGCAGGGGTGGGTCAGGGCTCGGGCCTGTACTCGACTTTCAGCTACATGGGCAGCCCAAACCAGAGGCCCATGTACACGCCCATAGCCGACAACGCAGGGGTGCCGTCTATTCCACAGGGCAGCCCGCAGCACTGGGAGCAGGCTCCAGTTTATACCCAGCTCACTCGACCCTGA